A single window of Vibrio gazogenes DNA harbors:
- a CDS encoding LysR substrate-binding domain-containing protein: protein MLEIKHLKTLISLRDTGSLTATATALHLTQSALSHQIKDLESRIGSPLFLRKTRPVRFTSEGEILLKLAEDVLPRMAQAENQIAGLKEDVNGRLHMAIDCHSCFQWLMPALKEYQISWPDVTLDFSSGFGFEPLPALLAGDLDLLITSDIMPRSEIHYEPLFDFEMRLVTAINHPLADAAAILPADLAGQTMLTYPVPKQRLDVYKHFLHPAGVEPLKWKQADNTLMLVQMVSAGLGVAALPNWAISEFSRQRLITSKPLGQGLWRRLFAAVRHGEKEKRYLQAFFATARQQCKTHLEGIKIA, encoded by the coding sequence ATGTTAGAAATCAAACACCTCAAAACATTGATTTCACTTAGAGATACGGGTTCTTTAACCGCAACCGCGACAGCACTACACCTGACCCAGTCAGCCCTGTCCCATCAGATTAAAGATCTCGAATCACGGATTGGCAGCCCACTATTTCTCCGTAAAACTCGCCCCGTTCGATTTACATCCGAAGGTGAAATCTTGCTAAAGCTGGCGGAAGATGTCTTGCCACGCATGGCTCAGGCAGAGAACCAAATCGCCGGTCTCAAAGAAGATGTGAATGGGCGTCTGCATATGGCGATCGATTGCCATTCTTGTTTTCAATGGCTGATGCCTGCGCTCAAGGAATATCAGATCAGTTGGCCGGATGTAACGCTGGATTTTTCTTCCGGATTTGGTTTTGAACCCCTCCCTGCCTTACTGGCGGGAGACCTCGACCTCTTGATTACTTCAGATATCATGCCCCGCTCCGAAATTCATTATGAGCCGTTGTTTGATTTTGAGATGCGCCTTGTCACTGCAATCAATCATCCGTTGGCTGACGCGGCAGCCATTCTACCCGCAGACTTAGCTGGCCAGACCATGTTGACTTACCCAGTCCCGAAACAACGTCTCGATGTGTATAAACACTTTCTTCATCCGGCCGGAGTGGAACCGCTGAAATGGAAACAGGCAGACAATACGCTCATGCTGGTCCAGATGGTTTCTGCTGGTTTGGGGGTGGCAGCACTGCCCAATTGGGCCATCAGCGAATTTTCTCGCCAGCGCCTGATCACCAGCAAACCGCTGGGACAAGGACTATGGCGACGCCTGTTTGCTGCAGTGCGACATGGGGAGAAAGAGAAACGTTACCTTCAGGCTTTCTTTGCTACTGCCCGGCAACAGTGTAAAACACACTTAGAAGGGATAAAAATCGCCTGA
- a CDS encoding amino acid ABC transporter ATP-binding protein, translating to MIVAEGIEKFYPNGCHALKSVSARVRRGEVVAIIGPSGSGKSTFLRTLNQLEAINEGVIIVDGIDMYAKSTDINQLRQNVGMVFQSFNLFPHKTALENVMLAPLKVAKRPVKDVEVAAKALMKRVGLADRMNNYPSHLSGGQQQRVAIARALAMEPDLMLFDEPTSALDPEMVGEVLDVIKGLAAEGMTMVIVTHEMGFAKEVADRVLFMEEGALLVDDTPQVVFESPPHPRLQQFLAKIL from the coding sequence ATGATTGTAGCCGAGGGGATTGAAAAATTTTATCCCAATGGTTGCCATGCACTAAAATCTGTCAGCGCGAGGGTCAGAAGAGGCGAAGTTGTTGCGATTATCGGACCTTCCGGTTCCGGTAAATCCACCTTCTTACGGACCCTGAATCAACTTGAAGCCATTAACGAAGGGGTCATTATTGTTGATGGTATCGATATGTACGCTAAATCAACGGATATCAATCAACTGCGGCAAAATGTCGGGATGGTGTTTCAAAGCTTTAATTTGTTTCCCCATAAGACTGCTTTAGAAAATGTGATGCTGGCACCACTGAAAGTGGCTAAGCGACCGGTGAAAGACGTTGAAGTGGCCGCGAAAGCGTTGATGAAACGTGTTGGTCTGGCTGATCGGATGAATAACTATCCTTCTCATCTGTCCGGCGGACAACAACAACGTGTTGCGATTGCCCGGGCTCTGGCCATGGAACCGGATTTGATGTTGTTCGACGAACCGACGTCAGCGCTGGATCCTGAAATGGTGGGTGAAGTATTGGATGTCATCAAGGGGTTAGCAGCGGAAGGCATGACGATGGTGATTGTGACGCACGAAATGGGATTCGCCAAAGAGGTTGCTGATCGCGTGTTGTTTATGGAAGAAGGCGCACTATTGGTTGATGACACGCCTCAGGTTGTATTTGAATCTCCGCCACATCCTCGCTTGCAGCAGTTTCTGGCTAAAATTTTATAA
- a CDS encoding YciI family protein: MWYVIFSQDVENSLEKRMGARPQHLERLQQLQNEGRLLTAGPLPAIDSDNPGEAGFTGSTVIADFASLDEAKAWADADPYVTAGVYQSVIVKPYKQVF; the protein is encoded by the coding sequence ATGTGGTATGTCATATTTTCTCAAGATGTAGAAAACTCTTTAGAGAAGCGGATGGGCGCCCGACCGCAGCATCTGGAAAGATTACAGCAGTTACAAAATGAAGGGCGATTACTGACTGCCGGGCCTCTGCCTGCGATTGACTCAGACAACCCGGGAGAAGCCGGATTCACCGGTTCAACCGTGATTGCTGATTTTGCATCTCTGGATGAAGCCAAAGCATGGGCAGATGCCGATCCTTATGTCACAGCCGGTGTATACCAGTCTGTGATCGTCAAACCCTATAAACAAGTTTTTTAA
- a CDS encoding GspS/AspS pilotin family protein, which yields MIRKICIAVGLSAVLIGCSSHSEQKQLELLAANRASILHAELPIKSGPLSIMRASSKQNVIEIMMIYNNDAPKAKSTKSLLTQSIKSYCTNTETKSNLDAGLAYRIKIRNTRGQLMIDQLINQATCKPYSAKQ from the coding sequence ATGATAAGAAAAATATGTATTGCAGTTGGGCTAAGTGCTGTCTTAATCGGTTGTAGTAGTCATAGTGAGCAAAAACAGCTGGAGCTACTTGCAGCCAACCGTGCGAGTATTCTTCATGCTGAACTCCCGATTAAGTCCGGACCGTTGTCCATCATGCGCGCTTCTTCAAAGCAAAATGTCATTGAAATCATGATGATTTATAACAATGATGCGCCAAAGGCCAAGTCAACAAAATCACTTTTAACCCAAAGTATCAAGAGTTACTGTACCAATACAGAAACCAAGTCGAATCTCGACGCAGGTCTTGCCTACCGGATAAAAATTCGTAATACCCGTGGGCAATTGATGATTGATCAACTGATCAACCAGGCTACGTGTAAACCGTATTCGGCAAAACAATAA
- the yciA gene encoding acyl-CoA thioester hydrolase YciA — MKSEVNTPKGQLLSRTLAMPADTNANGDIFGGWIMSQLDLAGGILAKEISHGRIVTVSVSSIAFKKPVSVGDVVCCYGECVRIGRSSMSIELEVWIKPVHAHGIGDRFQVCEATFNYVAVDSDGRPRMIALHP; from the coding sequence ATGAAGTCTGAAGTAAATACCCCGAAAGGCCAGCTCCTTTCACGAACGCTTGCAATGCCAGCGGATACCAACGCTAACGGTGATATTTTCGGCGGTTGGATTATGTCACAACTGGATTTGGCCGGAGGCATTCTGGCCAAAGAAATCTCACACGGCAGAATTGTGACGGTTTCCGTATCAAGCATTGCCTTTAAAAAACCGGTGAGTGTCGGTGATGTGGTTTGTTGTTACGGTGAATGTGTCCGCATTGGTCGTAGCTCCATGTCAATTGAGCTTGAAGTCTGGATTAAGCCCGTTCATGCACACGGTATCGGTGATCGGTTTCAGGTCTGTGAAGCCACATTCAACTACGTGGCCGTCGATAGTGACGGACGCCCGAGAATGATAGCGCTTCATCCATAA